In Microbacterium pumilum, the following proteins share a genomic window:
- the gyrB gene encoding DNA topoisomerase (ATP-hydrolyzing) subunit B: MTSLNPDNVPKEPGSQPADRVQNGYGADDIQVLEGLEAVRKRPGMYIGSTGPRGLHHLVQEIVDNSVDEAMAGYCDTIVVTILPDGAVRCVDNGRGIPVDTHKTEGKSTVEVVLTVLHAGGKFGGGGYAVSGGLHGVGSSVVNALSSRLEVEVKRQGYVWRQSYADGGVPQAPLERAEPSEETGTTITFWPDQTIFETVDFEYETLRTRFQQMAFLNKGLRIDLRDERPSAAYEEETEPGQVILQQRNDSFLYERGLVDYVEYLNRVRKAEHVNDEVIDFESEDADRKIALEVAMQWTTSYTENVFTYANTINTHEGGTHEEGFRAALTTLVNKYARAQNLLKEKDENLSGDDVREGLTAVISIKLSEPQFEGQTKTKLGNTEAKAFVQKVVGDRLGDWFDRNPIQAKNVVRKAIDAATARLAARKARETARRKSVFESAAMPDKLKDCTSKDPSISEIFLVEGDSAGGSAVQGRDPHTQAILALRGKILNVERARLDRALGNREVQAMIQAFGTGIGEDFDIDKARYHKIVLMADADVDGQHITTLLLTLLFRYMRGLIEAGFVYLAQPPLYRLKWSNSPHEYVFSDRERDALLADGVASGKRIPKDNGIQRYKGLGEMNPKELWETTMDRATRTLKQVTIEDAAAADEIFTILMGEDVESRRGFIQRNAKDVRFLDI; this comes from the coding sequence CCAAGGAACCCGGATCGCAACCCGCTGACAGGGTCCAAAACGGCTACGGGGCAGATGACATCCAAGTGCTCGAGGGCCTCGAGGCCGTCCGCAAGCGCCCCGGCATGTACATCGGCTCGACCGGGCCGCGGGGACTCCACCACCTTGTGCAGGAGATCGTCGACAACTCCGTCGACGAGGCGATGGCGGGCTACTGCGACACGATCGTCGTGACGATCCTGCCCGACGGCGCCGTCCGATGCGTCGACAACGGCCGCGGCATCCCGGTCGACACGCACAAGACCGAAGGCAAGTCGACGGTCGAGGTCGTGCTCACGGTGCTGCACGCCGGCGGCAAGTTCGGCGGCGGCGGCTACGCCGTGTCGGGCGGCCTCCACGGCGTCGGGTCCTCGGTCGTCAACGCGCTTTCGAGCCGCCTCGAGGTCGAGGTCAAACGACAGGGATACGTGTGGCGGCAGTCCTACGCCGACGGCGGAGTGCCGCAGGCACCGCTGGAACGCGCCGAACCCAGCGAAGAGACCGGCACCACCATCACGTTCTGGCCCGACCAGACGATCTTCGAGACCGTCGACTTCGAGTACGAGACGCTGCGCACACGGTTCCAGCAGATGGCATTCCTCAACAAGGGACTGCGCATCGATCTGCGGGATGAGCGGCCGTCGGCGGCGTACGAGGAAGAGACCGAGCCCGGTCAGGTCATCCTGCAGCAGCGCAACGACAGTTTCCTGTACGAGCGCGGACTCGTCGACTACGTCGAGTACCTCAACCGTGTCCGCAAGGCGGAGCACGTCAACGACGAGGTGATCGACTTCGAATCCGAAGACGCTGACCGCAAGATCGCACTCGAAGTCGCGATGCAGTGGACCACGAGCTACACCGAGAACGTGTTCACCTATGCGAACACGATCAACACGCACGAGGGCGGCACCCACGAAGAGGGCTTCCGTGCCGCGCTCACCACGCTGGTCAACAAGTACGCGCGTGCGCAGAACCTGTTGAAGGAGAAGGACGAGAACCTTTCGGGTGATGACGTCCGCGAGGGCCTCACGGCCGTCATCTCGATAAAGCTCTCCGAGCCGCAGTTCGAGGGTCAGACAAAGACCAAGCTGGGCAACACCGAGGCCAAGGCGTTCGTGCAGAAGGTCGTCGGCGACCGGCTCGGCGACTGGTTCGACCGCAATCCCATCCAGGCGAAGAACGTCGTGCGCAAGGCGATCGACGCGGCGACCGCGCGGTTGGCGGCCCGCAAGGCGCGCGAGACCGCGCGGCGCAAGAGCGTGTTCGAATCGGCTGCGATGCCTGACAAGCTCAAGGACTGCACGTCCAAGGACCCTTCGATCAGCGAGATCTTCCTCGTCGAGGGTGACTCGGCAGGCGGCTCGGCCGTGCAGGGTCGCGACCCGCACACGCAGGCGATCCTGGCGCTCCGCGGCAAGATCCTGAACGTCGAGCGCGCTCGTCTCGATCGTGCGCTGGGCAACCGCGAGGTTCAGGCGATGATCCAGGCCTTCGGCACCGGCATCGGCGAAGACTTCGACATCGACAAAGCGCGGTATCACAAGATCGTTCTGATGGCGGATGCGGATGTCGACGGCCAGCACATCACGACGCTGCTGCTGACTCTGCTGTTCCGCTACATGCGTGGCCTCATCGAAGCCGGCTTCGTCTATCTCGCGCAGCCTCCGCTGTATCGCCTCAAGTGGTCGAACTCGCCGCACGAGTACGTGTTCAGCGATCGTGAGCGCGATGCGCTGCTGGCGGATGGCGTCGCCTCCGGCAAGCGCATCCCGAAGGACAACGGCATCCAGCGCTACAAGGGTCTTGGCGAGATGAACCCGAAGGAACTGTGGGAGACCACGATGGACCGCGCGACCCGCACGCTGAAGCAGGTGACGATCGAGGATGCCGCGGCCGCCGACGAGATATTCACCATCCTGATGGGCGAAGACGTCGAATCGCGACGCGGGTTCATCCAGCGCAACGCCAAAGACGTCCGCTTCCTCGACATCTAG
- the gyrA gene encoding DNA gyrase subunit A, which yields MADDERPELTPAHDHGKIDQVDLQSEMQRSYLDYAMSVIVGRALPDVRDGLKPVHRRVIYGMYDGGFRPDKSFSKCARVVGEVMGHYHPHGDAPIYDALVRLVQPWSLRYPLAQGQGNFGSPGNQGAAAPRYTETKMAQLALEMVRDIEEDTVDFQDNYDGQTQEPTVLPARFPNLLVNGSVGIAVGMATNIPPHNLREVSAGALWSLENPDATREELLEALMERIPGPDFPTRAQILGTRGIKEAYRTGRGSITMRAVVNVEEIQGRNCLVITELPYQVNPDNVAVKISDLAREGKITGIADIRDETSDRTGQRLVIVLKRDAVAKVVLNNLYKHTQLQENFGANMLAIVDGVPRTLPLDGFITHWIDHQIEVIVRRTRYRLRKAEERMHILRGYLKALDALDEVIALIRRSPTVEDAREGLKGLLDIDDIQADAILAMQLRRLAALERQKIMDEATELETQIAGFRAILADESLQRSIIRDELTSIVERFGDDRRTEILYGYEGGMTNEDLIPEEEMVLTVTRDGYIKRTRSDNYRQQHRGGRGVKGAQLRADDVVEHFFVTTTHHWLLFFTTKGRVYRTKAYEVPEAGRDAKGQHVANLLALLPDEEIAQILDIRDYTVATYLVLATRSGLVKKTRLTEYDTNRQGGVIAIKLREDDEVVSALLVDEGDDVLLISRHGMSLRFTATDDALRPMGRSTEGVKGMSFRSSDSLLSASVAQDDGFVFVVTEGGYAKRTSVSQYRGQTRGGLGIKVARLSEDRGDLAGGLIVSEDDEVLVVLSSGKVVRSAVAEVPAKGRDTMGVVFARADDDDRIIAIARNGERGLAETAEAVEVDVAPEPVEAPDTSSPIPEESTDA from the coding sequence ATGGCTGATGACGAGCGCCCCGAACTGACGCCCGCGCACGACCACGGCAAGATCGACCAGGTCGACCTGCAGTCCGAGATGCAGCGGAGCTATCTCGACTATGCGATGAGCGTGATCGTCGGTCGTGCCCTGCCCGACGTGCGCGATGGACTCAAGCCCGTGCACCGCCGGGTGATCTACGGCATGTACGACGGCGGATTCCGTCCCGACAAGTCGTTCTCGAAGTGCGCCCGCGTCGTCGGTGAGGTCATGGGGCACTACCACCCGCACGGCGATGCCCCGATCTATGACGCCCTCGTGCGTCTCGTTCAGCCGTGGTCCCTGCGCTATCCGCTGGCGCAGGGACAGGGCAACTTCGGCTCGCCCGGCAACCAGGGCGCCGCCGCCCCGCGCTACACCGAGACCAAGATGGCTCAGCTCGCGCTCGAGATGGTGCGCGACATCGAAGAAGACACTGTCGACTTCCAGGACAACTACGACGGCCAGACGCAGGAGCCCACCGTCCTGCCGGCGCGCTTCCCGAACCTGCTGGTGAACGGCTCGGTCGGCATCGCGGTCGGCATGGCCACAAACATCCCGCCCCACAACCTGCGCGAGGTCTCGGCCGGCGCTCTGTGGTCGCTCGAGAATCCGGATGCGACCCGCGAAGAGCTGCTCGAGGCTCTCATGGAGCGGATCCCCGGCCCCGACTTCCCGACGCGCGCCCAGATCCTCGGCACCCGGGGCATCAAAGAGGCGTATCGCACCGGACGTGGCTCCATCACGATGCGCGCCGTGGTGAATGTCGAGGAGATCCAGGGCCGCAACTGCCTCGTCATCACCGAGCTGCCGTACCAGGTCAACCCCGACAACGTCGCCGTCAAGATCAGTGACCTCGCGCGCGAGGGAAAGATCACGGGCATCGCCGACATCCGTGATGAGACGTCGGACCGCACCGGCCAGCGCCTCGTGATCGTGCTGAAGCGGGATGCCGTCGCCAAGGTCGTGCTGAACAACCTGTACAAGCACACCCAGCTGCAGGAGAACTTCGGCGCGAACATGCTCGCGATCGTCGACGGGGTGCCCCGCACCCTGCCGCTCGACGGGTTCATCACGCACTGGATCGACCACCAGATCGAGGTCATCGTCCGGCGTACGCGCTACCGGCTGCGCAAGGCCGAAGAGCGCATGCACATCCTGCGCGGCTACCTCAAGGCGCTCGACGCGCTCGACGAAGTGATCGCGCTGATCCGCCGCTCGCCGACGGTCGAGGATGCCCGAGAGGGCCTCAAGGGTCTGCTCGACATCGACGACATCCAGGCGGATGCGATCCTCGCGATGCAGCTGCGCCGCCTCGCCGCACTCGAGCGCCAGAAGATCATGGATGAGGCCACCGAGCTCGAGACGCAGATCGCGGGCTTCAGGGCGATCCTGGCCGACGAGTCGCTGCAGCGGTCGATCATCCGCGATGAGCTGACCTCGATCGTGGAGCGCTTCGGCGACGACCGGCGCACCGAGATCCTGTACGGCTACGAGGGCGGGATGACGAATGAGGACCTCATCCCCGAAGAGGAGATGGTGCTCACCGTCACGCGCGACGGCTACATCAAGCGCACCCGCAGCGACAACTACCGCCAGCAGCACCGCGGGGGCAGAGGCGTCAAGGGTGCGCAGTTGCGCGCCGACGACGTGGTCGAGCACTTCTTCGTCACCACGACGCACCATTGGCTGCTGTTCTTCACCACGAAGGGTCGCGTCTACCGCACGAAGGCGTACGAGGTTCCCGAGGCCGGTCGCGACGCCAAGGGCCAGCACGTCGCGAACCTGCTCGCGCTTCTGCCCGACGAGGAGATCGCCCAGATCCTCGACATCCGCGACTACACGGTCGCGACGTATCTCGTGCTCGCAACCCGCAGCGGTCTCGTCAAGAAGACCCGACTGACGGAGTACGACACCAATCGCCAGGGCGGCGTCATCGCGATCAAGCTGCGCGAAGACGACGAGGTCGTCAGCGCCCTGCTCGTCGACGAGGGCGACGACGTGCTTCTCATCAGCCGCCATGGGATGTCGCTGCGCTTCACCGCGACGGACGACGCGCTGCGCCCGATGGGCCGCTCGACAGAGGGCGTGAAGGGGATGTCGTTCCGTTCATCCGACAGCCTGCTGTCGGCATCGGTCGCGCAGGACGATGGATTCGTGTTCGTGGTGACCGAGGGCGGGTACGCGAAGCGCACCAGTGTCTCGCAGTACCGCGGTCAGACCCGCGGTGGACTGGGGATCAAAGTGGCTCGCCTCAGCGAGGATCGCGGTGATCTCGCCGGCGGGCTGATCGTGAGCGAGGACGACGAGGTCTTGGTGGTTCTGTCCAGCGGCAAGGTGGTACGCTCTGCCGTGGCCGAGGTCCCCGCCAAGGGTCGTGACACCATGGGTGTCGTGTTCGCCCGCGCTGACGACGACGATCGCATCATCGCGATCGCGCGCAATGGCGAACGAGGCCTGGCAGAGACAGCCGAGGCGGTCGAAGTCGATGTGGCTCCCGAGCCCGTCGAAGCACCCGACACCTCCTCCCCGATCCCCGAAGAGAGTACTGACGCATGA
- a CDS encoding DUF3566 domain-containing protein, translating to MSTVADKLAKKSSHKTSAKQVRLRLVYIDFWSAVKLSFLAAIAIAIVTVVSFVMIYLVVSTTGLIAKADDFFGSFSDGSFVLSQFVSLPQVLAFSAIVAILNLVVITVLGAVIAGIYNLAVKVTGGLLVGFTSN from the coding sequence ATGAGCACCGTAGCCGACAAGCTCGCGAAGAAGTCCAGCCACAAGACGAGCGCCAAGCAGGTGCGGCTGCGCCTGGTCTACATCGACTTCTGGTCGGCTGTGAAGCTGTCGTTCCTCGCCGCGATCGCGATCGCCATCGTCACCGTGGTGTCGTTCGTCATGATCTATCTCGTGGTGAGCACGACCGGGCTCATCGCCAAGGCGGACGACTTCTTCGGCAGCTTCTCGGACGGCAGCTTCGTGCTCTCGCAGTTCGTGAGCCTCCCCCAGGTGCTCGCCTTCTCGGCGATCGTCGCCATCCTGAACCTGGTCGTCATCACCGTGCTCGGCGCGGTCATCGCGGGCATCTACAACCTCGCCGTGAAGGTGACCGGCGGACTCCTGGTCGGCTTCACCTCGAACTGA
- a CDS encoding VIT family protein, translating to MTDTPHRGEAHSSGTGQRLNWLRAGVLGANDGIVSVAALVVGVASATDALAPIFTAGIAGLVGGAISMALGEYVSVSSQRDSERALIAKEQRELRDLPDEELEELTQLYRDRGLTDATARQVAAELTAHDALSAHLEVELGIDQHDLANPWHAAISSAISFTLGALLPLIAILLPPPEWRVPVTFVAVLLALVLTGTISAQLGGSSKGRAVIRLVVGGALALAATWLIGSLLGTTVV from the coding sequence GTGACCGATACACCCCACCGCGGAGAAGCACACTCATCCGGAACCGGGCAGCGCCTGAATTGGCTGCGCGCGGGCGTGCTGGGGGCGAACGACGGCATCGTGTCGGTGGCGGCTCTCGTCGTGGGTGTGGCGAGTGCTACCGACGCACTTGCGCCGATCTTCACTGCGGGCATCGCCGGACTCGTGGGTGGAGCGATCTCGATGGCCCTCGGCGAGTACGTGTCGGTGAGCAGCCAACGCGACAGCGAACGAGCGCTGATCGCGAAGGAGCAGCGCGAGTTGCGCGACCTGCCCGACGAGGAGCTCGAAGAGCTGACCCAGCTGTACCGCGATCGTGGACTCACGGATGCCACTGCCAGGCAGGTCGCGGCAGAACTGACCGCTCACGACGCACTGTCCGCGCACCTCGAAGTCGAGCTCGGCATCGATCAGCACGACCTTGCCAACCCCTGGCACGCGGCGATCTCGTCGGCGATCTCATTCACCCTCGGAGCGCTGTTGCCGCTGATCGCCATCCTGCTGCCCCCTCCGGAGTGGCGGGTGCCGGTGACGTTCGTGGCTGTGCTGCTCGCGCTCGTCCTGACGGGAACGATCTCTGCCCAGCTGGGCGGCTCGAGCAAGGGGCGTGCGGTCATCCGGCTCGTCGTCGGCGGCGCGCTCGCGCTCGCAGCGACCTGGCTCATCGGATCGCTGCTCGGAACAACGGTGGTCTGA
- a CDS encoding Pr6Pr family membrane protein, translating into MNWSGIRLGAAAVGLSGVVAGYVVNVDRATRQGQDLGLVLANYFSMFTIVSTLLTVVALTVAAAWSIHHPGSAREPFRIALALALVTAPVLLLGIVFNVLLRGPASGAALSDSPGIALMDSYATEVLHVVLPLYLVIDLVFATRRRGLPWWTLATFVIYPLLWVVYTMVRGELTPDPSGATTWWYPYPFLDPHGAGGYPSALTYIAVMLVGFVGIGAIVIAVGRFRERRASTPESSAPKVGVLQA; encoded by the coding sequence ATGAACTGGTCAGGGATTCGGCTCGGAGCAGCAGCTGTAGGGCTGTCGGGGGTAGTGGCGGGGTATGTGGTCAACGTCGACCGCGCCACGAGGCAGGGACAGGATCTGGGACTCGTCCTCGCCAACTACTTCAGCATGTTCACGATCGTCTCGACGCTCCTCACCGTCGTCGCGTTGACCGTGGCCGCGGCGTGGTCGATCCATCACCCCGGATCCGCGCGTGAGCCGTTCCGGATCGCACTGGCGCTCGCGCTGGTCACCGCTCCGGTGCTGCTGCTGGGGATCGTGTTCAACGTGCTCCTGCGCGGGCCTGCTTCGGGGGCTGCGCTGAGCGACTCGCCCGGGATAGCCCTCATGGACTCGTACGCGACCGAGGTGCTGCACGTCGTGCTGCCGCTGTACCTGGTCATCGACCTGGTCTTCGCAACGCGTCGACGCGGACTGCCGTGGTGGACACTGGCGACGTTCGTCATCTATCCGCTGCTCTGGGTTGTCTACACGATGGTGCGGGGCGAACTCACCCCCGATCCCTCGGGCGCGACGACGTGGTGGTACCCGTATCCCTTCCTCGATCCGCACGGAGCCGGCGGATACCCATCCGCACTCACCTACATCGCGGTGATGCTGGTCGGATTCGTCGGGATCGGAGCGATCGTCATCGCCGTCGGACGCTTCCGCGAGCGTCGAGCGTCGACGCCGGAGTCATCGGCTCCGAAGGTCGGCGTACTCCAGGCCTGA